Proteins from one Nicotiana tabacum cultivar K326 chromosome 23, ASM71507v2, whole genome shotgun sequence genomic window:
- the LOC107774364 gene encoding limonoid 21-O-acetyltransferse-like has translation MEMKVEITHKDTIKPSSPTPLSQRDYKLSLIDQLTPGPYVPIVLFYDSTTKFCHDLLKKSLSKTLNYMYPLAGRIKDDFTIECNDKGVDFLEANVSNITLSNIVNDPKIGTLSQLLPCHPHARSKEPSDQVLLAVQVTKFPCGGISIGVCVWHLIADASTLVTLVKTWATMNQENGQESNVIGNGYIVNVTGIFPPRDLSNNPLLTMVPIPEELPFKISMKRFIFDNSKLAALIQSCPICPTRFEALGNEVGIAGCISWCKLPFDEADFGWGKPIWIANPMKFPCGFNLLDTVDGKGIEVWMGLPEEEMQLLEKNKDFLSYVSLSQHV, from the exons ATGGAAATGAAAGTTGAAATTACACACAAAGATACAATCAAACCATCTTCTCCAACACCTCTAAGCCAAAGAGATTACAAGCTTTCCCTTATAGATCAATTAACCCCAGGTCCTTATGTTCCTATTGTCCTCTTCTATGACTCAACCACCAAATTCTGCCATGATCTCCTCAAAAAATCCCTATCAAAAACCTTGAATTATATGTACCCTCTAGCTGGAAGAATAAAGGATGATTTCACAATCGAATGCAACGATAAAGGAGTCGATTTTCTTGAAGCAAATGTAAGTAACATTACTTTGTCCAACATTGTCAATGACCCAAAAATTGGAACTCTTTCTCAACTTCTTCCATGCCATCCTCATGCAAGATCTAAAGAACCAAGTGATCAAGTTTTGCTAGCAGTTCAAGTGACTAAGTTCCCTTGTGGAGGAATTTCCATTGGTGTTTGTGTTTGGCATCTAATTGCTGATGCATCTACACTTGTCACTCTTGTCAAAACTTGGGCAACAATGAATCAAGAAAATGGTCAAGAGAGTAATGTCATTGGCAATGGCTACATAGTCAATGTTACTGGGATCTTTCCTCCCAGAGATCTTAGTAATAATCCCTTGTTAACCATGGTTCCAATCCCAGAAGAGTTGCCTTTCAAAATATCAATGAAGAGATTCATATTTGATAACTCAAAGCTAGCTGCATTAATACAGAGTTGCCCTATTTGTCCGACTCGTTTTGAGGCTCT AGGGAATGAAGTAGGAATTGCTGGTTGTATTAGTTGGTGTAAGCTTCCATTTGATGAAGCTGATTTTGGATGGGGTAAACCTATTTGGATAGCTAATCCTATGAAGTTTCCATGTGGTTTCAATCTTTTAGATACTGTTGATGGCAAGGGAATTGAAGTATGGATGGGATTGCCAGAAGAGGAGATGCAGTTGCTGGAGAAGAATAAAGATTTCTTATCATATGTTTCTTTAAGTCAACATGTTTGA